A portion of the Acidobacteriota bacterium genome contains these proteins:
- a CDS encoding prolyl oligopeptidase family serine peptidase translates to MRPRSLSRIFVLLVTFLPSAALPALAAVDEPGASASATDDGWLEQLPPLLDRELFFGDPEISGAQVSPDGRFITFRRPYKGQMNIWIRGIDEPFEKARPITADTARPVRGYFWSRDSRYVLYVQDKGGNENFHIYALDPAGEPGPDGVPVARDLTPIENVRAMILSLPKNAPNRIVIALNQRDPAYHDVYTLDIASGERTLMVENTWGAAAFLTDLEGRTRLGWRMNEEGGGEIFLVGGEASGKTIYSCSFEETCTPIRFHKDGRHVYLRSNAGKQVDLQRLLLFDLESGKTELVEEDPEGEVDLGGAIFSDLSDELIATYYIGDRTRIYPRTEAFRRDLDRLEKQLPDGEIRVGSMTADESLWIVSVSRDVNPGSVYLYDRKQGKVTKLYDSRPELPSEHLATMRPVRYPARDGATIPAYLTVPKGVEGKRLPAVLLPHGGPWARDTWGYDGFSQFLANRGYVVLQPNFRGSTGYGKAHLNGGNAGWGTGVMQHDLSDGVKYLVDSGLADPKRVAIMGGSYGGYATLAGLAFTPELYAAGVDIVGPSNIITLFNSIPPYWKPIRKMFLMRVGDPDDPADRKRLIEQSPFFHAQRIQAPLLVIQGANDPRVKQAEADQIVVALRELGRKVEYLVAPDEGHGFAGAQNRLAMFAAIEAFLARHIGGRYQQEMPAALAERLDALRVDPASVTMPRTGSLAEKARTAPLPRLVPAAIVPLDQAFTTILKLPENRELKLESRRSIRAGEDGKSWQIESQVSGPMGQGTDTYILDAETLLPRSRSARQGPVSLDLTFTTRKIEGEIKAPGGPMAVDVALDAPVYGDDSALAAVFAALPLAEGYEATLRTFDVQRQRIRLWSVAVEGKESRSTPAGTFDTFRMRLADLDGEGGGGTFWIATDPRMTVAYEISLPTPTGTIPGHGELQSFARP, encoded by the coding sequence ATGCGCCCACGGTCCTTGTCCCGGATTTTCGTCCTTCTCGTCACGTTCCTTCCCTCCGCCGCCCTGCCCGCTCTCGCGGCGGTCGACGAACCCGGCGCTTCCGCATCGGCCACGGACGACGGCTGGCTCGAGCAGCTCCCCCCCCTGCTCGATCGTGAACTCTTCTTCGGCGATCCGGAGATCAGCGGGGCCCAGGTTTCCCCCGACGGGCGTTTCATCACCTTCCGCCGGCCCTACAAGGGGCAGATGAACATCTGGATCCGGGGCATCGACGAGCCCTTCGAAAAGGCGCGGCCGATCACCGCCGACACCGCCCGCCCCGTCCGCGGCTACTTCTGGAGCCGTGACTCCCGTTACGTGCTCTACGTGCAGGACAAGGGCGGCAACGAAAACTTCCACATCTACGCCCTGGACCCTGCCGGCGAGCCGGGGCCCGACGGTGTCCCCGTCGCCCGTGACCTGACGCCGATCGAGAACGTCCGGGCGATGATTCTCAGCCTGCCCAAGAACGCTCCGAACCGGATCGTCATCGCCCTCAACCAGCGCGATCCCGCCTATCACGACGTCTACACCCTGGACATCGCCAGCGGCGAGAGAACGCTGATGGTCGAGAACACCTGGGGCGCAGCGGCGTTCCTGACCGATCTCGAGGGACGGACCCGCCTGGGCTGGAGGATGAACGAGGAAGGCGGCGGAGAGATCTTCCTCGTCGGTGGCGAGGCGTCGGGCAAGACGATCTACTCCTGCTCGTTCGAAGAAACCTGCACCCCGATTCGTTTCCACAAGGATGGCCGGCACGTCTACCTGCGCAGCAACGCCGGGAAACAGGTGGACCTCCAGCGCCTGCTGCTCTTCGACCTGGAAAGCGGCAAGACGGAACTGGTGGAAGAGGACCCCGAAGGTGAAGTGGACCTGGGAGGCGCCATTTTCTCGGACCTCAGCGACGAGCTGATCGCCACCTACTACATCGGCGACAGGACCCGCATCTATCCACGCACCGAGGCCTTTCGACGCGATCTCGACCGGCTTGAGAAACAGCTTCCCGACGGCGAGATCCGTGTGGGTTCGATGACCGCCGACGAAAGCCTGTGGATCGTGTCGGTGAGCCGAGACGTCAACCCCGGCTCGGTCTACCTCTACGACCGCAAGCAGGGCAAGGTCACCAAGCTCTACGATTCCCGGCCCGAACTGCCCTCCGAACACCTGGCCACGATGCGTCCGGTACGCTACCCGGCGCGGGACGGCGCGACGATTCCCGCCTACCTGACCGTCCCCAAGGGCGTCGAGGGCAAGCGTCTGCCGGCGGTTCTGCTGCCCCACGGAGGCCCCTGGGCCCGGGACACCTGGGGTTACGACGGCTTCTCCCAGTTCCTGGCCAACCGCGGCTACGTGGTTCTGCAACCCAATTTCCGGGGCTCCACCGGCTACGGCAAAGCGCACCTCAACGGCGGCAACGCAGGCTGGGGCACCGGGGTCATGCAACACGACCTGAGCGACGGGGTGAAGTACCTGGTCGACTCGGGCCTGGCCGATCCGAAGCGGGTGGCCATCATGGGGGGCTCCTACGGGGGCTACGCGACCCTGGCCGGCCTGGCCTTCACCCCCGAACTCTACGCCGCCGGCGTGGACATCGTCGGTCCATCGAACATCATCACCCTGTTCAACTCCATCCCGCCTTACTGGAAACCGATCCGCAAGATGTTCCTGATGCGGGTGGGCGACCCCGACGACCCGGCGGACCGCAAGCGCCTGATCGAGCAGTCTCCCTTCTTTCATGCGCAACGGATCCAGGCCCCCCTGCTCGTCATCCAGGGCGCCAACGACCCCCGGGTGAAGCAGGCCGAGGCCGACCAGATCGTCGTCGCCCTCCGGGAACTGGGTCGCAAGGTGGAGTACCTCGTCGCACCCGACGAGGGCCACGGCTTCGCCGGAGCGCAGAACCGCCTGGCGATGTTCGCGGCCATCGAGGCCTTCCTCGCCCGCCATATCGGCGGCCGCTACCAGCAGGAAATGCCCGCCGCCCTGGCCGAGCGACTCGACGCCCTGCGGGTGGACCCGGCGTCGGTGACCATGCCCCGAACCGGCTCCCTGGCCGAAAAAGCCCGGACCGCCCCCCTGCCCCGACTGGTCCCGGCGGCCATCGTTCCCCTCGACCAGGCCTTCACGACGATCCTGAAGCTGCCCGAAAACCGGGAACTGAAACTGGAAAGCCGGCGCTCCATCCGTGCCGGCGAGGACGGCAAGAGTTGGCAGATCGAGTCCCAGGTCAGCGGCCCGATGGGCCAGGGCACCGACACCTACATCCTCGATGCCGAGACCCTGCTCCCCCGCAGCCGCAGCGCCCGGCAGGGCCCGGTCTCCCTCGACCTGACCTTCACCACCCGGAAGATCGAGGGAGAGATCAAGGCCCCCGGCGGTCCGATGGCCGTCGACGTGGCTCTCGACGCACCGGTCTACGGCGACGACAGCGCGCTGGCCGCCGTCTTCGCCGCCCTACCCCTGGCCGAGGGTTACGAGGCGACCCTGCGCACCTTCGACGTGCAGCGGCAACGCATCCGCCTGTGGTCGGTCGCCGTGGAGGGCAAGGAGTCGCGCAGCACACCCGCCGGCACCTTCGACACCTTCCGCATGCGCCTGGCGGATCTCGACGGAGAAGGCGGCGGCGGCACCTTCTGGATCGCCACCGATCCGCGGATGACTGTCGCCTACGAGATTTCCCTGCCGACGCCCACGGGCACGATTCCGGGCCACGGCGAGCTGCAGAGTTTCGCGCGGCCCTGA
- the pyrB gene encoding aspartate carbamoyltransferase, with the protein MIDISLADFLSLPDSAKVGYIKDFGVLYAQQFSREDLDAYCRLADASRDLHKVPEGRELMSSLLRHRMVLNFFVQPSSRTFMSFNTAQAFLGMSRMSVRDINISSMSKGESLVDSVRTFISYVDMVVMRHSDENAAAAAFWTAMKAHRRIEVHGQERPVPIISGGSGTKQHPTQSLLDVYTLQKSFKEQGGIDGKTIMLVGDLARGRTVRSLAYLMKNYSGVKLLFAAPEKYQMLDDILRFLDDNGVSWKKIASISEGIDEADAVYMTRIQDEYDELAAGTHEAASKDFVFTMEHLARMKSTACLLHPLPKRDEIEIEVDYVNDRRVMYWRQERNGMWMRVAIIARLFGVDSRILAAQQELCA; encoded by the coding sequence GTGATCGACATCTCCCTGGCCGACTTCCTTTCCCTTCCCGATTCAGCCAAAGTGGGCTATATCAAGGACTTCGGTGTCCTCTACGCGCAGCAGTTCTCACGTGAGGATCTCGACGCCTACTGTCGCCTGGCGGATGCATCCCGAGACCTGCACAAGGTGCCGGAAGGTCGCGAACTGATGTCCAGCCTGCTTCGCCATCGCATGGTGCTGAACTTCTTCGTTCAGCCCTCCTCGCGCACGTTCATGTCTTTCAACACCGCCCAGGCCTTTCTCGGCATGAGCCGCATGTCGGTGCGGGACATCAACATCTCCTCGATGTCCAAGGGCGAGAGCCTGGTCGATTCAGTGAGGACTTTCATCTCCTACGTCGACATGGTCGTCATGCGCCACAGTGACGAAAACGCGGCGGCGGCCGCCTTCTGGACCGCGATGAAGGCCCACCGCCGTATCGAGGTCCATGGGCAGGAGCGTCCCGTGCCGATCATCTCGGGCGGATCGGGAACCAAGCAGCATCCCACCCAATCCCTGCTCGATGTCTATACCCTGCAGAAGTCGTTCAAGGAGCAGGGGGGGATCGACGGCAAGACGATCATGCTCGTCGGGGACCTGGCGCGGGGGCGCACGGTGCGCTCCCTGGCCTACCTGATGAAAAACTACAGCGGCGTGAAGCTGCTCTTCGCCGCTCCCGAGAAGTACCAGATGCTCGACGATATCCTCCGGTTCCTTGACGACAATGGGGTGTCGTGGAAAAAGATTGCCTCGATCTCGGAGGGGATCGACGAGGCCGATGCGGTCTACATGACTCGCATCCAGGACGAATACGACGAACTGGCCGCGGGCACTCACGAGGCGGCCTCCAAAGATTTCGTCTTCACGATGGAGCACCTCGCTCGCATGAAGTCCACGGCCTGCCTGCTGCATCCCCTGCCCAAGCGGGACGAAATCGAGATCGAGGTGGACTACGTCAACGATCGGCGCGTGATGTACTGGCGGCAGGAGCGCAATGGGATGTGGATGCGGGTCGCCATCATCGCCCGGCTCTTCGGCGTCGATTCCAGGATTCTCGCCGCGCAGCAGGAGCTTTGCGCCTGA
- a CDS encoding ATP-binding protein, protein MPSEERRRPGLGWLVPGSLLGLGAVLEAAGIASFVSGAPLALHLLLVVAGVVLLIAAMAWTMGRVRYAYSSGRMLAAGVVLLPAGAILHQAMEVARAGGPASPAWHPRIEAGGDLLMMTGLVLVIGSFIRALLVTESQRRALEVEIAERREAEARLRHQATQLETAAARAEAGNRAKSEFVAHMSHEIRTPFNGVLGMIELALDHAEDPEQRDYLTTARQSAESLLMLIEDVLDLSKIESGRLELEEKEFPLLEHLEAALRAILPQAMDKGLLLHLEALTDLPDCVVSDPLRLRQVLLNLLGNAVKFTAKGQVVLEASAQPEPGGRSRLTLAVRDTGVGIPPEKMRRIFEPFTQADASTTRIHGGTGLGLTISARIVELLGGRLEVESTPGEGSRFSFSFSCPTTLGDKPGASSLETASLTGDASEIGSLRILVAEDNPVNRKVVGRMLEKAGHRVIEVTDGQQAVDRLDESIDLVLMDVRMPVMDGRTATRAIRALEHHSPRHVPILALTAGVFPEDREACLEAGMDGFVSKPVTRRDLLLAVARAMETSAHMGAGAEAPAPKQR, encoded by the coding sequence ATGCCGAGCGAGGAAAGACGCCGGCCCGGGCTGGGCTGGCTGGTGCCAGGCAGCTTGCTGGGGCTTGGCGCCGTGCTGGAGGCAGCAGGCATCGCGAGCTTTGTCTCGGGAGCCCCCCTGGCGCTGCACCTGCTCCTGGTCGTGGCCGGGGTCGTTCTCTTGATCGCGGCGATGGCCTGGACCATGGGCCGGGTCCGCTACGCCTACAGCTCAGGCCGCATGCTCGCCGCCGGGGTGGTTCTCCTGCCCGCCGGCGCGATCCTGCACCAGGCCATGGAGGTGGCGCGCGCCGGTGGTCCGGCCAGTCCCGCCTGGCACCCCCGGATCGAAGCGGGGGGCGATCTCCTGATGATGACCGGCCTGGTCCTGGTCATCGGCAGCTTCATCCGCGCCCTGCTGGTGACCGAAAGCCAGCGCCGGGCCCTGGAAGTCGAGATCGCCGAACGCCGCGAGGCCGAGGCGCGACTCCGACACCAGGCGACTCAACTGGAAACCGCGGCGGCCCGGGCCGAGGCCGGCAATCGCGCCAAGAGCGAGTTCGTCGCCCACATGAGCCACGAGATCCGCACCCCGTTCAACGGTGTGCTGGGCATGATCGAACTGGCCCTCGACCACGCCGAGGATCCCGAACAGCGGGACTACCTGACCACCGCCCGCCAGTCCGCGGAATCGTTGTTGATGCTGATCGAGGACGTGCTCGACCTGAGCAAGATCGAGTCGGGCAGACTGGAACTCGAGGAAAAGGAGTTCCCCCTGCTCGAGCACCTGGAAGCGGCACTGCGCGCCATTTTGCCCCAGGCCATGGACAAGGGCCTGCTGCTGCATCTCGAAGCCCTGACCGACCTTCCCGATTGCGTCGTCTCCGACCCCCTGCGCCTGCGGCAAGTGCTGCTGAACCTGCTCGGCAACGCGGTCAAGTTCACAGCGAAAGGACAGGTCGTGCTGGAAGCCTCGGCCCAGCCCGAGCCCGGGGGTCGGTCACGCCTGACCCTGGCCGTGCGGGACACGGGGGTCGGCATCCCGCCGGAGAAGATGCGACGGATCTTCGAGCCCTTCACCCAGGCCGACGCCTCGACCACGCGCATCCATGGCGGAACGGGCCTGGGACTGACGATTTCCGCCCGGATCGTGGAACTGCTGGGCGGCAGGCTGGAGGTGGAGAGTACGCCCGGGGAGGGAAGCCGCTTCAGTTTCTCCTTCAGCTGCCCTACGACCCTCGGCGACAAGCCCGGCGCCAGCAGCCTGGAGACCGCGAGCCTGACCGGCGACGCCTCGGAAATCGGTTCCCTGCGCATCCTGGTCGCCGAGGACAACCCGGTGAATCGCAAGGTGGTCGGCCGCATGCTGGAAAAGGCCGGGCACCGGGTCATCGAGGTGACCGACGGGCAACAAGCGGTCGATCGACTGGACGAGAGCATCGACCTGGTCCTGATGGACGTGCGGATGCCGGTGATGGACGGCCGCACCGCGACCCGCGCGATCCGCGCCCTCGAGCACCACAGCCCCCGCCACGTCCCGATCCTGGCCCTGACGGCCGGCGTCTTCCCCGAGGACCGGGAGGCCTGCCTGGAAGCGGGAATGGACGGCTTCGTCAGCAAGCCGGTGACGCGCCGCGACCTGCTGCTCGCTGTGGCCAGGGCGATGGAGACCAGTGCCCACATGGGCGCGGGAGCCGAGGCCCCCGCCCCGAAACAGCGCTGA
- the tsaA gene encoding tRNA (N6-threonylcarbamoyladenosine(37)-N6)-methyltransferase TrmO yields MATIVYKPIGVIRSPHRQLEAIPVQPEFSRGIEGYAELRPDLIEGLAGLEEFSHAYLLYHLHRVEQTRLECVPFMDDQPHGIFATRAPWRPNPIGMSLVRLRGVEGPRLLLTDLDVLDGTPLLDIKPFYAAPDPGDPVHRGWLDRVLPAERRRRGRRDYRGPVLPEPEQE; encoded by the coding sequence ATGGCCACCATCGTCTACAAGCCCATCGGAGTGATCCGCAGCCCGCATCGACAGCTCGAAGCCATCCCCGTCCAACCGGAGTTCAGTCGCGGCATCGAGGGCTACGCGGAACTTCGGCCCGACCTGATCGAGGGCCTGGCCGGACTGGAGGAGTTCTCCCACGCCTACTTGCTCTATCACCTGCACAGGGTGGAGCAGACGCGGCTCGAGTGCGTTCCCTTCATGGACGACCAGCCCCATGGCATTTTCGCCACCCGGGCGCCGTGGCGACCGAATCCCATCGGCATGAGCCTGGTTCGCCTGCGGGGCGTGGAAGGCCCGCGCCTGTTGCTGACGGACCTGGACGTTCTCGACGGCACACCGTTGCTCGACATCAAGCCGTTCTACGCCGCTCCCGACCCGGGGGATCCCGTCCACCGGGGCTGGCTCGACCGGGTCCTTCCCGCCGAGCGCCGGCGCCGTGGGCGACGAGACTACCGGGGCCCTGTCCTTCCGGAGCCCGAACAGGAATAA
- a CDS encoding PH domain-containing protein: MTTPLYQHTQSGHLVLLAMAAIVAATLLLPPGAVHPAIRLALPLGGAALAGLFGWLTVTVDGSAVTARYGLGMIRRRFPLERIQAVRTVRNHWWYGFGMRLAPPGWMCDVRGLDAVELTLEGERKFRIGTDHPAELRDAIRRAVEAAGRRLTTGPEGVRTSREPFR; the protein is encoded by the coding sequence ATGACGACTCCGCTCTACCAGCACACCCAGTCGGGACACCTCGTCCTGTTGGCCATGGCCGCGATCGTGGCGGCGACCCTGCTGCTCCCGCCCGGGGCAGTTCACCCGGCGATTCGGCTGGCCCTCCCCCTGGGCGGGGCCGCCCTGGCCGGACTCTTCGGCTGGTTGACCGTCACGGTGGACGGCTCCGCGGTCACGGCCCGATACGGCCTGGGGATGATCCGCCGGCGCTTTCCCCTCGAGCGCATCCAGGCCGTGCGCACGGTGCGGAACCACTGGTGGTACGGCTTCGGGATGCGCCTGGCGCCCCCTGGCTGGATGTGCGACGTCCGGGGCCTGGATGCGGTGGAACTGACCCTCGAGGGGGAGCGCAAGTTCCGCATCGGCACCGACCACCCCGCGGAACTGCGCGACGCCATCCGCCGTGCGGTGGAGGCCGCGGGCCGGCGCCTCACCACCGGACCGGAGGGCGTCCGCACGTCCCGGGAACCCTTCCGGTGA
- a CDS encoding RND transporter — protein sequence MKWLDRIPWSLLVIGSLTLGLAPFLPEPHLAEKLKMLAAGDLERPIDIFDLLLHGAAPTLLALRWLRRVTAGAK from the coding sequence GTGAAGTGGCTCGACCGGATCCCCTGGAGCCTGCTGGTGATCGGCAGCCTGACCCTGGGGCTGGCCCCTTTCCTGCCCGAGCCTCATTTGGCGGAGAAATTGAAGATGCTCGCCGCGGGCGACCTGGAGCGTCCGATCGACATCTTCGACCTGCTCCTCCACGGCGCGGCCCCGACCCTGCTGGCCCTGCGATGGTTGCGCCGGGTCACGGCCGGGGCAAAGTGA
- a CDS encoding superoxide dismutase: protein MSHQLPELPYAPDALEPHIDTQTMEIHHGKHHAAYVAKLNAALEGHPQFQDKPLDQLLADLDQLPAEIRTAVRNNGGGHYNHSLFWSLMGPGGGGDPTGPVAEAIARDFGSFQAMVERFNTAGAGQFGSGWAWLVWTPEGKLEVMSTPNQDSPLSQGRIPVLGNDVWEHAYYLKYQNRRPDYLKAWWNTVDWKAVNNRFEEIIR, encoded by the coding sequence ATGTCTCACCAACTTCCCGAGCTTCCCTACGCCCCCGACGCCCTCGAGCCCCATATCGACACCCAGACCATGGAGATCCACCACGGCAAGCATCACGCGGCCTACGTGGCCAAACTCAATGCCGCTCTCGAGGGGCACCCCCAGTTCCAGGACAAGCCCCTCGACCAGCTCCTGGCCGACCTCGATCAGCTTCCCGCGGAGATTCGCACGGCCGTGCGCAACAACGGCGGCGGCCACTACAACCACAGCCTCTTCTGGAGCCTGATGGGACCCGGTGGCGGGGGCGATCCCACCGGCCCCGTGGCCGAGGCCATCGCCCGGGACTTCGGCAGTTTCCAGGCGATGGTCGAGCGCTTCAACACCGCCGGCGCCGGGCAGTTCGGCAGCGGTTGGGCCTGGCTGGTCTGGACCCCCGAAGGCAAGCTGGAAGTGATGAGCACACCCAACCAGGACAGCCCCCTGAGCCAGGGTCGTATTCCCGTGCTGGGCAACGACGTGTGGGAGCACGCTTACTACCTGAAGTACCAGAACCGGCGCCCGGACTATCTCAAGGCCTGGTGGAACACGGTCGACTGGAAGGCGGTCAACAACCGCTTCGAAGAAATCATCCGCTGA
- a CDS encoding ABC transporter ATP-binding protein, producing the protein MLGTLWTWTRGYRGRYLAGLVALLVTHALAMTLPLLLGRGIDALRAGVAPRRLALLAGTMGLIALAQAAIRTLSRLMILGNSRRITCEIRDRLFAHLLSLDAPYYDAHSTGDLMSRVVNDLRQLRSFYGPAVMNVLNTAIAYAAALSLLLSLDPGLTLVALLPFPVVLLVAQRLSRRIYQRSRAVQEQLASLSEQARENFAGIAQVKTYAQEEREIAAFEAASAEYRSRCLSVAALRGAMISSVGAVAGIGTLIVLALGGSHVIEGRLTLGEFVAFNSYLGMLAWPTIALGWIINVFQRGAAATERLLDVFRAQPAIPAPGRGSPPAVSRPLRGALRVEDLDFRYDDRREHHPLRIESLRVAAGEKVAVVGPVGAGKSTLANLLCRVYPVPPGKIFLDGEDLADIDPRRLRSSIGYVPQDGFLFSRSLRENLTFGRPGASDDEVAAAIRLAQLEPDIAALDNGLDTLIGERGVTLSGGQRQRVTLARALLGRPRMLILDDSLSAVDADTEARILEKLAEMMEGRTTFFITHRLAAATTMDRILVMDRGRIVEDGTHRELLALGGLYAQLHRHSHLTRRLDRE; encoded by the coding sequence ATGCTAGGGACCCTCTGGACATGGACCCGGGGCTACCGGGGCCGCTACCTGGCGGGGCTCGTCGCCCTGCTGGTGACCCATGCCCTGGCGATGACCCTACCCCTGCTGCTCGGCCGGGGCATCGACGCCCTGCGGGCGGGGGTCGCCCCTCGACGCCTGGCCCTGCTGGCCGGGACGATGGGCCTGATCGCCCTGGCGCAGGCGGCCATCCGCACCCTCTCGAGGCTGATGATCCTCGGCAATTCCCGCCGGATCACCTGCGAAATCCGCGACCGGCTCTTCGCCCACCTGCTGTCTCTCGACGCCCCCTACTACGACGCCCACTCCACCGGCGACCTGATGTCGCGCGTGGTCAACGACCTGCGCCAGCTCCGTTCCTTCTACGGGCCGGCGGTGATGAACGTGCTCAATACCGCCATCGCCTACGCCGCCGCGCTGAGCCTGCTGCTCAGCCTGGACCCCGGCCTGACCCTGGTGGCGCTTCTCCCCTTCCCCGTGGTGCTGCTGGTCGCCCAGCGCCTTTCCCGCCGAATCTACCAACGCTCGCGCGCGGTGCAGGAGCAACTCGCCTCGCTCTCCGAACAGGCCCGGGAAAACTTCGCCGGCATCGCCCAGGTCAAGACCTATGCCCAGGAAGAGCGCGAGATCGCCGCCTTCGAAGCGGCCTCCGCCGAGTACCGCAGCCGCTGCCTGTCGGTGGCGGCGCTGCGGGGAGCGATGATCTCCTCGGTGGGTGCCGTCGCCGGCATCGGCACCCTGATCGTTCTCGCCCTGGGAGGCTCCCACGTGATCGAGGGCCGGCTGACTCTCGGCGAGTTCGTAGCCTTCAACTCCTACCTGGGCATGCTCGCCTGGCCCACCATCGCCCTGGGCTGGATCATCAACGTCTTTCAGCGGGGAGCGGCGGCCACCGAGCGGCTGCTCGATGTCTTCCGGGCCCAACCGGCCATCCCAGCCCCCGGGCGCGGCTCGCCCCCGGCCGTCTCCAGGCCCCTTCGGGGCGCCCTCCGGGTCGAGGACCTGGACTTCCGCTACGACGATCGCCGAGAGCACCACCCCTTGCGGATCGAGTCCCTGCGCGTGGCCGCGGGAGAGAAAGTGGCCGTCGTCGGTCCCGTGGGAGCGGGCAAGAGCACCCTGGCCAACCTCCTGTGCCGGGTCTACCCGGTTCCGCCGGGAAAGATTTTTCTCGACGGGGAAGACCTGGCCGACATCGACCCGCGCCGCCTGCGCTCGTCCATCGGTTACGTGCCCCAGGACGGCTTTCTCTTCTCGCGCTCCCTGCGGGAAAACCTCACCTTCGGACGGCCCGGGGCGAGCGACGACGAAGTGGCGGCGGCGATTCGCCTGGCCCAGCTCGAGCCTGACATCGCGGCTCTCGACAACGGCCTGGACACGCTGATCGGCGAGCGCGGCGTGACCCTCTCGGGCGGCCAGCGCCAGCGCGTGACCCTGGCCCGCGCCCTGCTCGGCCGGCCGCGCATGCTGATCCTCGACGATTCCCTCTCGGCGGTCGATGCCGATACCGAGGCCCGCATCCTTGAGAAGCTGGCTGAAATGATGGAGGGGCGGACGACCTTCTTCATCACCCATCGCCTGGCGGCGGCCACCACCATGGATCGCATCCTGGTGATGGATCGGGGGCGCATCGTGGAGGACGGCACCCACCGGGAACTGCTCGCCCTGGGCGGGCTCTACGCCCAGCTCCACAGGCACTCGCATCTCACCCGCCGGCTGGACCGGGAATGA